In a single window of the Jaculus jaculus isolate mJacJac1 chromosome 9, mJacJac1.mat.Y.cur, whole genome shotgun sequence genome:
- the Ube2g1 gene encoding ubiquitin-conjugating enzyme E2 G1 — protein MTELQSALLLRRQLAELNKNPVEGFSAGLIDDNDLYRWEVLIIGPPDTLYEGGVFKAHLTFPKDYPLRPPKMKFITEIWHPNVDKNGDVCISILHEPGEDKYGYEKPEERWLPIHTVETIMISVISMLADPNGDSPANVDAAKEWREDRNGEFKRKVARCVRKSQETAFE, from the exons aACTCAACAAAAATCCAGTGGAAGGCTTTTCAGCAGGTTTAATAGATGATAATGATCTCTATCGATGGGAAGTCCTTATTATTGGTCCTCCAGATACACTTTA tgaAGGCGGTGTTTTTAAAGCTCATCTCACTTTCCCAAAAGATTATCCCCTCCGTCCTCCTAAAATGAAATTCATTACAGAAATCTGGCACCCAAATG TTGATAAAAATGGTGATGTTTGCATTTCTATTCTTCATGAGCCTGGGGAAGACAAATATGGTTATGAGAAGCCAGAGGAACGTTGGCTGCCTATCCATACTGTGGAAACCATCATGATTAGTGTCATTTCTATGCTGGCAGACCCTAATGGAGACTCACCTGCTAATGTTGATGCTGCG AAAGAATGGAGGGAAGACAGAAATGGTGAATTTAAAAGGAAAGTTGCGCGTTGTGTAAGAAAGAGCCAAGAGACTGCTTTTGAGTGA